A region of Salvia splendens isolate huo1 chromosome 17, SspV2, whole genome shotgun sequence DNA encodes the following proteins:
- the LOC121775432 gene encoding TIR-only protein-like codes for MQRPSSSAAALLRRAAPPCDVFINHRGVDTKRHVAGLLHHRLRGLGLRPFLDCRSLMAGDRLFDKIDVAIRESRVGIAVFSPMYCDSYFCLHELSLMAELGKRVVPVFCDVKPSELRVRDDVSRPPEDIVRFRAALEEAKYTVGLTFDTLRGDWSEFLANATDVVIKNLIEVEEINRLN; via the exons ATGCAACGCCcatcctcctccgccgccgcgcTCCTCCGGCGGGCGGCCCCGCCGTGCGACGTGTTCATCAACCACCGCGGCGTGGACACGAAGAGGCACGTGGCGGGGCTGCTCCACCACCGCCTCCGCGGCCTGGGGCTCCGGCCGTTCCTGGACTGCCGGAGCCTGATGGCCGGGGACCGTCTTTTCGACAAGATCGACGTGGCGATCAGGGAATCCAGGGTCGGGATCGCGGTCTTCTCGCCGATGTACTGCGACTCGTACTTCTGCCTCCACGAGCTCAGCCTCATGGCGGAGCTCGGGAAGAGGGTGGTCCCCGTGTTCTGCGACGTCAAGCCGTCAGAGCTGAGGGTGAGGGACGACGTGTCCCGCCCGCCCGAGGATATTGTCAGGTTCCGCGCCGCCCTCGAGGAGGCCAAGTACACCGTGGGATTGACGTTCGACACCTTAAGAGG GGACTGGTCAGAATTTCTTGCTAATGCAACAGATGTGGTGATCAAGAACTTGATCGAAGTGGAGGAAATAAAtagattaaattaa
- the LOC121775055 gene encoding COP1-interacting protein 7-like, whose protein sequence is MDSNAILDYALFQLTPTRTRCDLIVFCGKRSEKLASGLLEPFVAHLQYAKDQIPKGGYSITLRPPRDDASWFTKATFQRFVRFVNTPEILERIIRIEREILQIDGSTQSSENPTVDEAGHSVEGTDGNLKKSTNSSKLSSEEEDPGAELRGHSRARLQHLMDSRKTLLLKEQAMAYARAVVAGYEMEDIDDLICFADTFGASRLREACIDFKELYNRKHSDDQWRDELAAVQASSMTDLPYLATSGVMLTGENFHGNGFSIPLERTGSSDTDKSKESNSMGEQRPNMQQVPWMNQIPPYMYNFQGPMQQMPAYQGYPYPGMPPYYLGNMGWQSPGGPNSNHRSSRRKEKSFNADNSEEDESTASGDSDVGTDSNVEQEQDKKHSSRGKKNKKSSKTVVIRNINYITSQRRNGDDNEHSEESTGDDATVSLEKHARKSRGNHELGNSTDADVSEGGKSADPWGAFQNLLLSSEDSNPTKHHAGDPMDEQFMMNDSNGGRVSHEAFDLGSEKVKRQPLASDDSVLVIHREGENGSNTHIVGFANGEETQTTMKRTVSENENTLFARQSIGSRTTTLGGLQDFSSESATIRNRREEDWFVVNSQTQEGKQSGFVNHNSFSSYASDMVRKEAAGGAAVVDDSFIIESRSRADDQYVSHWRSDVIMDGEMDIAPQPEKGSPAISGSAEPDDLCMVLVRESQESGASWTPDMDYETEISYNEADKISPSSKMNGEAAEETAVNGKQANGKKTAAKSPMRSRVPTAKPDPYSKTKKISSASRLLTQKSKLQREEEERKRLEDALIQRQKRIAERSAASGLSPAASKKLPVGSKSTPPKLDRVRSSSAARAPKS, encoded by the exons ATGGATTCCAATGCCATTCTCGATTATGCTCTATTCCAACTCACCCCAACAAGAACAAG ATGCGATCTTATTGTGTTTTGTGGGAAGAGGAGTGAGAAACTGGCATCTGGGCTTTTGGAGCCCTTCGTTGCTCACTTGCAATATGCTAAAGATCAGATTCCAAAAGGGGGTTATTCGATTACTCTTCGCCCCCCTCGTGATGATGCCTCATGGTTCACCAAGGCCACATTTCAAAG ATTTGTGCGCTTTGTGAACACGCCCGAGATTCTTGAGAGGATTATACGCATAGAGCGAGAAATTTTGCAGATTGATGGCTCAACTCAATCTAGTGAAAATCCTACGGTGGATGAGGCAGGGCATTCAGTGGAAG GGACTGATGGGAATCTGAAGAAGTCAACTAATTCTTCTAAG TTATCGTCTGAGGAAGAAGATCCCGGGGCAGAGCTGAGAGGACATTCTAG GGCTCGTCTTCAACATTTGATGGATTCACGAAAAACATTGCTTCTGAAAGAGCAAGCCATGGCTTATGCCCGTGCAGTTGTGGCTGGATATGAAATGGAGGACATTGATGATCTTATATGCTTTGCTGATACATTTGGAGCCTCGCGATTAAG GGAGGCGTGCATCGATTTTAAGGAGCTTTACAATAGGAAACATTCCGATGATCAATGGAGGGATGAGTTAGCAGCAGTGCAGGCATCATCTATGACTGATCTTCCATATCTGGCAACATCTGGAGTTATGCTCACTGGTGAGAATTTTCATGGCAATGGATTCTCCATCCCACTCGAGAGAACTGGCTCCTCCGACACAGATAAGAGCAAAG AAAGTAATTCTATGGGTGAACAGAGGCCGAATATGCAGCAGGTTCCATGGATGAATCAGATTCCTCCTTATATGTACAACTTTCAAGGCCCGATGCAGCAAATGCCGGCTTACCAAGGCTATCCTTACCCTGGTATGCCGCCATATTACCTGGGGAATATGGGGTGGCAGTCTCCGGGTGGCCCTAATTCAAATCACCGATCATCTCGGAGGAAGGAAAAATCTTTTAACGCCGATAATTCTGAGGAGGATGAAAGTACTGCTTCTGGTGATTCAGATGTTGGGACCGATTCAAACGTGGAACAAGAGCAAGATAAGAAGCATTCTTCGCGGgggaagaagaacaagaaatcTTCCAAAACGGTTGTTATCCGTAACATAAACTACATAACTTCCCAGAGGCGCAATGGAGATGATAACGAGCATTCTGAGGAGTCTACGGGAGATGATGCAACAGTGTCGTTGGAGAAACATGCACGTAAAAGCAGAGGAAACCACGAACTCGGGAACAGCACTGATGCTGATGTCTCTGAAGGAGGGAAATCTGCCGATCCTTGGGGTGCTTTTCAGAATCTTCTGCTTAGCAGTGAAGACTCGAATCCAACGAAGCATCACGCTGGAGATCCCATGGATGAACAATTTATGATGAACGATTCCAATGGCGGCAGAGTTTCTCACGAAGCATTTGATTTGGGATCGGAGAAAGTAAAGAGACAGCCTTTAGCTAGTGATGATTCAGTTCTTGTGATTCACAGAGAGGGGGAGAATGGTAGCAACACTCACATTGTAGGTTTTGCTAATGGAGAAGAAACGCAGACGACTATGAAAAGAACTGTTTCTGAAAACGAGAACACTTTGTTTGCACGACAATCCATAGGATCACGAACCACCACTCTGGGAGGTTTACAAGATTTCTCCTCGGAATCAGCCACTATTCGGAACAGGAGAGAGGAAGACTGGTTCGTTGTCAACTCGCAAACGCAAGAGGGAAAGCAATCGGGATTTGTCAATCACAACTCCTTCTCCTCCTATGCAAGTGACATGGTCAGGAAAGAAGCTGCCGGAGGAGCTGCTGTGGTTGACGACTCCTTCATCATAGAGTCGAGATCAAGAGCTGACGATCAGTATGTCTCTCACTGGAGATCAGACGTCATCATGGATGGCGAGATGGACATAGCCCCCCAGCCAGAAAAAGGAAGCCCGGCCATTTCTGGCTCTGCTGAGCCTGATGACCTCTGTATGGTGCTTGTAAGGGAGTCGCAAGAATCCGGTGCATCCTGGACGCCTGACATGGATTATGAAACCGAAATCTCTTACAACGAAGCTGATAAAATATCTCCCTCCTCCAAGATGAATGGTGAAGCGGCAGAGGAAACTGCTGTCAATGGTAAACAAGCCAATGGCAAGAAAACTGCAGCTAAATCTCCCATGAGATCTCGAGTCCCCACTGCCAAACCGGATCCTTATTCGAAGACGAAGAAGATATCTTCAGCAAGTAGGCTACTGACTCAAAAGAGCAAGCTGCAGAGG GAAGAGGAGGAGCGCAAGAGACTGGAAGACGCGCTGATCCAACGCCAGAAGAGAATCGCGGAAAGGTCAGCTGCCAGCGGCTTATCTCCTGCAGCATCCAAGAAGCTTCCAGTCGGAAGCAAATCAACGCCTCCTAAGCTCGACAGGGTCAGATCTTCGTCTGCTGCCCGTGCCCCGAAAAGCTAA
- the LOC121775434 gene encoding uncharacterized protein LOC121775434 encodes MLQNGEGEWVQDQGQLKSMAVTFYDDLYSEDNLHRPLYGHHSLFPSISSLHEEEIRKQYTTEDVRAALFEMKPWKAPGVDGIQTEGGDMNARMNQTIICLIPKSEVSKSLSQFRLISLCNVMYKLVTKTIATRLKKLMSVIVRPTESSFVAERHITDNIVIAQEAIHSMRSMKGKHGVMALKVDLEKSYDRVSWAFLYDTLNEAGLSEALSLM; translated from the exons ATGCTTCAGAATGGAGAAGGTGAATGGGTTCAAGATCAAGGTCAGCTTAAGTCGATGGCTGTGACCTTTTATGATGACTTATATAGTGAAGACAATCTACACCGACCTTTATATGGGCATCACAGTTTGTTTCCCTCAATCAGTTCGTTGCATGAAGAGGAGATACGAAAGCAATACACGACAGAGGATGTCCGGGCTGCCCTCTTTGAAATGAAGCCTTGGAAGGCGCCGGGAGTTGATGGAATACAGACAG AGGGAGGCGATATGAATGCAAGGATGAATCAAACTATTATTTGTCTTATTCCTAAATCTGAGGTATCAAAGTCGCTCTCTCAATTTAGGCTCATTTCTTTGTGCAATGTTATGTACAAGTTGGTCACGAAAACTATAGCTACCAGATTAAAGAAGCTTATGTCTGTTATTGTCAGACCTACGGAATCGAGCTTTGTGGCTGAGAGACATATAACAGACAATATCGTGATTGCACAAGAGGCAATTCATTCTATGCGATCTATGAAGGGAAAGCATGGAGTGATGGCTTTAAAAGTTGACTTGGAAAAATCGTATGACCGAGTAAGTTGGGCATTTTTgtatgatactctgaatgaagCTGGTCTATCCGAAGCTCTCTCATTGATGTGA
- the LOC121773822 gene encoding uncharacterized protein LOC121773822 encodes MKGQTTLGCALSNYVHFWVESNSVLMFFTRILIVSLFTVYSNKYSFDQFSEFLSNQGELTKFSFDQFSEFLSNQGELTNFFNFVISAFLNRRHEFRVFFESSIKVLIVVAMSAGALCGVAPFIFRKKKPSGFEKSEVETEKVPNIVTSRNVKVRNVPTVGVAGNFASMTEIRNKIACFRDLLDFSPCSGSATLLELLVLTLHDIFQRYPKTKPASEFQDACTHEVLKIFCDTLQSLGNLWTTEKWMFRCSYVSSMKLQHSELEHIAVLMLEDIIKLARERSSDEMDDDDNMSDYSPAGNLFSKARSGPYFDIRSPCCGSPMTPTSVLQGAWRSPTCSEGEPCSPPVLLPVRVGKLSPVDMNRLSFHMVPRGAATAQDPQYMVLMNNLGKEPRENSREDEVMDEMEMVDIVIHDSQNDVTKISSLVRRNGRNWIGVINQPTPQMVVGPCLQTLLELPFPTPSQPMLLPKNDHVLTDPVPLPPASFPPPPPPLPPPLTAPSSIAVAPPPPPPPPLPMAVVNRPPPPLPPLPTHTSTVPPPPPPPMMTTSKGKGPAMPPPPPPIGASKGQPPPPPFAPTGKNSSAPPPPPGAAGLRLKKAATRLKRSSQMGNLYRTLRGKVEGLALHGKSAGRKAKVGGGGRGGASDGGKQGMADALAEMTKRSSYFIQIEEDVKKYESVIKELKTSIGSFQTSDMAELTKFRKHVESHLEKLTDETQVLARFEEFPSKKLEAIRMSASLYLKLDEIVTTLQNWQLVGPVGKLLDKAEGYFNKIKVELDALERTKDGDLKRFQAQKITFDFGILVRIKELLVDVSSGCMELALKEMRESKLKEVKEQKNGGKGGSAKILWRAFQFAYRVYTFAGGHDDRADKLTKEVAHEIETEH; translated from the exons ATGAAGGGACAAACGACACTGGGCTGCGCGCTATCGAATTATGTGCATTTTTGGGTTGAATCAAATTCAGTTCTAATGTTTTTCACGAGAATATTAATCGTTTCTCTGTTCACagtttattcaaataaatattcTTTCGACCAATTCTCGGAGTTTTTGTCAAACCAAGGGGAGCTCACGAAATTTTCTTTCGATCAATTCTCGGAGTTTTTGTCGAACCAAGGGGAGCTCacgaatttcttcaatttcgtAATCAGCGCCTTCCTCAATAGGAGGCATgaatttagggttttttttgAGAGCTCGATAAAAGTTCTCATTGTTGTTGCTATGTCAGCTGGCGCCCTTTGTGGAGTCGCGCCTTTCATTTTTCGTAAGAAGAAGCCTTCTGGATTTGAG AAAAGTGAGGTTGAGACCGAAAAAGTTCCAAACATAGTTACATCTAGGAATGTCAAGGTCAGGAATGTTCCGACGGTTGGAGTGGCTGGCAATTTTGCTTCCATGACTGAGATTAGGAACAAAATTGCCTGCTTCAGAGATTTGCTCGATTTCTCACCTTGCTCCGGCTCTGCTACTCTGCTTGAG CTGTTAGTATTGACCCTTCATGATATTTTCCAACGCTATCCAAAGACCAAACCGGCTTCAGAATTTCAGGATGCATGCACTCATGAG GTTTTGAAGATCTTCTGTGATACTCTGCAATCACTAGGAAATCTGTGGACAACGGAGAAGTGGATGTTCCGTTGCAGTTATGTTTCATCTATGAAATTGCAACACTCCGAGTTAGAGCATATTG CTGTGTTGATGCTCGAAGATATCATCAAGCTAGCTAGGGAGAGGTCATCTGATGAGATGGATGATGATGACAATATGAGTGACTACAGCCCTGCAGGAAATCTGTTTTCAAAGGCGCGGTCTGGCCCTTATTTTGATATCAGATCACCGTGTTGTGGATCTCCAATGACTCCTACTTCAGTCCTTCAAGGAGCGTGGAGGTCTCCGACATGCTCTGAGGGGGAACCGTGTTCGCCCCCTGTGCTCCTACCGGTTAGAGTTGGGAAACTAAGCCCCGTGGACATGAATCGTCTCTCCTTCCATATGGTTCCTCGTGGAGCTGCTACTGCTCAAGATCCTCAATACATGGTCCTAATGAATAATTTGGGCAAGGAACCGAGAGAGAATAGTCGAGAGGATGAAGTGATGGACGAGATGGAAATGGTCGATATTGTTATTCATGATTCTCAAAATGATGTTACAAAGATTTCTTCTCTTGTGAGAAGAAATGGAAGAAACTGGATTGGTGTTATAAATCAGCCAACTCCACAAATGGTGGTGGGGCCATGTTTGCAAACATTGCTTGAGTTGCCTTTTCCAACACCATCACAGCCCATGCTGCTTCCCAAAAATGATCATGTTTTGACAGATCCAGTGCCTCTGCCACCAGCGTCATTTCCTCCTCCGCCACCACCATTGCCACCGCCACTCACTGCACCAAGCAGTATTGCAGTTGCACCccctccaccgccaccacccCCACTGCCAATGGCCGTGGTTAATCGTCCACCACCGCCACTCCCTCCTCTTCCCACACACACATCAACTGTtcctccaccacctcctccacccaTGATGACCACATCAAAGGGAAAGGGACCAGCTATGCCACCGCCTCCTCCGCCCATTGGTGCATCAAAGGGGcagccaccaccgccaccatTTGCGCCAACTGGTAAAAACAGTTCAGCCCCACCACCCCCTCCTGGGGCTGCAGGCCTTCGTCTGAAGAAAGCAGCCACCAGATTGAAGAGGTCTTCACAAATGGGTAATCTGTATCGAACTCTCAGAGGCAAAGTAGAAGGATTGGCTTTGCATGGGAAATCAGCAGGACGAAAGGCTAAAgtcggaggaggaggaagaggggGAGCCTCCGATGGAGGGAAACAAGGAATGGCCGATGCATTGGCAGAGATGACAAAAAG GTCATCATACTTCATACAAATTGAAGAAGATGTCAAGAAATATGAGTCAGTGATAAAGGAGTTGAAAACCTCCATCGGTTCTTTCCAGACATCCGACATGGCTGAGCTCACCAAATTCCGCAAACATGTCGAGTCCCACCTCGAGAAACTAACCGATGAAACTCAG GTGCTAGCAAGATTTGAAGAGTTCCCCAGCAAGAAGCTGGAAGCTATAAGGATGTCAGCATCTCTGTACCTAAAGTTAGATGAAATCGTCACCACTCTGCAAAACTGGCAACTGGTCGGGCCCGTTGGTAAACTCCTCGACAAAGCTGAAGGCTACTTCAACAAG ATCAAGGTGGAACTCGATGCACTTGAACGGACTAAAGACGGGGATCTTAAGAGATTCCAAGCTCAAAAGATCACTTTTGATTTTGGGATCCTAGTACGCATCAAAGAACTGTTGGTTGATGTTTCTTCTGGCTGCATGGAGCTGGCTCTTAAG GAGATGAGAGAATCCAAGCTTAAAGAAGTGAAAGAACAGAAAAATGGAGGGAAGGGTGGATCAGCGAAGATCCTGTGGAGGGCCTTCCAGTTTGCATACCGTGTCTACACGTTTGCCGGTGGGCACGACGACCGGGCCGATAAGCTCACCAAGGAAGTGGCACATGAAATCGAGACCGAACACTAG